From the genome of Canis lupus familiaris isolate Mischka breed German Shepherd chromosome 8, alternate assembly UU_Cfam_GSD_1.0, whole genome shotgun sequence, one region includes:
- the LOC119872934 gene encoding 40S ribosomal protein S3a-like isoform X1 — protein sequence MVVGKNKHLTKGGQKGAKKKVVDPFSKKDWYDVKAPAMFHIRNIGKTLGTRTQGTKIAPDGL from the coding sequence ATGGTGGTCGGCAAGAACAAGCACCTTACGAAAGGCGGCCAAAAGGGAGCCAAGAAGAAAGTGGTTGatccattttctaagaaagacTGGTACGATGTGAAAGCGCCAGCTATGTTCCatataagaaatattggaaaaacacTAGGCACAAGAACTCAAGGAACCAAAATTGCACCTGATGGTCTCTGA